The following coding sequences are from one uncultured Bacteroides sp. window:
- a CDS encoding transposase, protein MKSKTLNDYYKEHLSGYRSWNQLSHADEYMYFKDNLGENISIDETAFSNGELYTIVTNKAGHGKHGTVIAMIKGTKAEDVCKYLMKLPEGKRRMVKNVTLDMAGSMRQIAKRCFPYATQIIDRFHVQMQMQEALQELRVQYRWQAIEQENSDIQRARTERRKYIPQCFDNGDTIRQLLVRSRYLLFKSPDKWTNSQRIRAEILFKQFDDIKQLYYLALQLGQIYSQNYDKNVARAKLALWFNKVEEWNYPQFNTVIETFKNHNDRILNFFENRLTNAAAESFNAKLKSFRATFRGVNDVKFYLYRVMMLYA, encoded by the coding sequence ATGAAGTCTAAGACACTTAACGATTACTACAAAGAACATCTAAGCGGCTATCGTTCCTGGAACCAGCTCTCGCATGCTGATGAGTATATGTATTTCAAGGACAATTTAGGTGAGAATATATCTATTGACGAAACAGCCTTCAGCAATGGAGAGCTATATACCATTGTAACCAATAAAGCAGGTCATGGTAAGCATGGTACGGTTATAGCCATGATAAAGGGAACAAAAGCTGAGGATGTATGCAAATACCTGATGAAGTTACCAGAAGGAAAACGTAGGATGGTCAAGAACGTGACACTTGACATGGCCGGAAGTATGAGACAAATAGCCAAGAGGTGTTTTCCTTACGCTACGCAGATCATAGACCGCTTTCATGTACAAATGCAGATGCAGGAAGCATTGCAGGAGCTACGTGTGCAATATCGATGGCAGGCTATTGAGCAGGAGAACTCAGATATACAAAGAGCAAGAACAGAAAGAAGAAAATATATACCTCAATGTTTTGATAACGGAGATACCATCAGGCAGCTTCTTGTCCGAAGCAGATATCTACTATTCAAGAGTCCTGATAAATGGACAAACTCTCAAAGAATAAGGGCTGAAATACTCTTTAAACAGTTTGACGATATAAAACAATTATATTATTTGGCTCTGCAACTCGGACAGATATACTCTCAAAACTATGATAAAAATGTTGCAAGAGCAAAGCTTGCACTGTGGTTCAACAAGGTAGAGGAATGGAATTACCCTCAGTTCAATACGGTAATAGAAACCTTTAAAAATCACAATGATAGGATATTGAATTTCTTTGAAAACAGACTCACAAATGCAGCAGCTGAATCTTTCAATGCCAAGCTTAAATCCTTTAGGGCTACATTCAGAGGAGTAAATGATGTAAAATTCTATCTTTATAGAGTGATGATGCTATATGCGTAA
- a CDS encoding reverse transcriptase domain-containing protein, with protein MGKNSDWFKTKSYCHIGQRLSQKDRCAVSAYIHHKENIVHHAFFPLIRKMHRKNKYKLITNKSGKQIRSKKTKKRVLCYATHFDSAIYSYYALQMSAKYEEYLKRNAISDNITAYRTINKIDGQGKCNIDFAKEVFDFIEKKNKEGTDVAAITFDIKGFFDNLDHRLLKDTLKRLYEVDKLDNDLYAVYKSAIKYSFVELRDLFNLFKNQIVCKYEQTDVTERRIKKINYMRDHEAVAFCSKENIKKIREAHIIKRGNYIYHPDKEKGETKGYTHKGIPQGLPVSAVLANIYMMDFDKTIVSKISCENVFYRRYSDDIVVVCPKELVGCIKKVIFDNIKKVKLEIEASKTNVFYFIRKLDKSIECHHSTRGRNKLFEYLGFSFDGKRALLKQSSVSSYYQRMQSTLQRNTAFASTVKNNENYGKIFINKVVKKFTFKGAKKYKIYYRHKAKDSKSTFVYSGKHGLGNYHTYVIKSSDIFKSNDIKHQLKRNLRILKKKICIAKEKVRQRIDDKRMWEIRTYGKIFS; from the coding sequence ATGGGAAAAAATAGCGATTGGTTTAAAACTAAGTCATACTGCCATATTGGACAACGACTTTCACAAAAAGATCGATGTGCAGTCAGTGCTTATATCCATCATAAAGAAAATATAGTTCATCACGCTTTCTTTCCTTTAATAAGAAAGATGCATAGAAAAAATAAGTATAAATTAATAACAAATAAGTCAGGAAAGCAGATTCGTTCTAAAAAAACAAAAAAAAGAGTATTATGCTATGCGACACATTTTGACTCTGCAATTTATTCATATTACGCACTACAAATGAGTGCAAAATATGAAGAATATTTGAAGCGCAATGCTATTTCAGATAATATTACTGCTTATAGAACTATTAATAAAATAGACGGACAAGGTAAATGTAATATAGATTTTGCAAAGGAAGTATTTGATTTTATAGAAAAGAAAAATAAAGAGGGTACTGATGTTGCCGCAATAACTTTTGATATCAAAGGATTCTTTGATAACCTTGACCATAGACTACTAAAGGATACTCTAAAAAGACTATATGAAGTAGATAAACTAGATAATGATTTGTATGCTGTCTATAAGAGTGCAATAAAGTATTCATTTGTAGAATTAAGAGATTTGTTTAATCTCTTTAAGAATCAAATTGTATGTAAGTATGAGCAAACAGATGTAACAGAACGTAGGATAAAGAAAATAAATTATATGCGTGATCATGAAGCTGTTGCATTTTGCAGTAAAGAAAATATAAAAAAAATCCGTGAAGCTCATATAATAAAAAGAGGCAATTATATCTATCATCCTGATAAAGAAAAAGGTGAAACTAAAGGCTATACACATAAAGGTATTCCACAAGGGCTGCCAGTGAGTGCTGTACTTGCTAATATATACATGATGGATTTTGATAAAACAATAGTTTCAAAAATAAGTTGTGAAAATGTTTTTTATAGAAGATATTCTGATGACATTGTTGTGGTCTGTCCTAAAGAATTAGTCGGCTGTATTAAAAAGGTGATTTTTGACAACATAAAAAAAGTCAAACTAGAAATAGAAGCATCTAAGACTAACGTTTTTTATTTTATACGCAAATTAGATAAATCTATTGAATGCCATCATTCAACAAGAGGAAGAAATAAACTATTTGAGTACTTGGGGTTTTCTTTTGATGGAAAGCGAGCGTTATTGAAACAATCTTCTGTGAGTTCCTATTATCAACGGATGCAATCTACATTGCAACGCAATACCGCATTTGCATCGACAGTGAAAAACAACGAAAACTATGGGAAGATATTTATAAACAAGGTGGTTAAAAAGTTCACATTCAAGGGGGCTAAAAAATATAAAATATACTATCGGCATAAAGCTAAAGATAGTAAGAGTACTTTTGTGTATTCAGGAAAACACGGTTTAGGTAATTACCATACATACGTAATTAAGTCATCTGATATATTCAAGTCGAATGATATAAAGCACCAATTAAAGCGTAATTTAAGAATATTAAAAAAGAAAATTTGTATTGCTAAAGAAAAGGTTCGCCAAAGGATTGACGACAAACGTATGTGGGAGATTAGAACTTATGGAAAGATTTTCTCATAA
- a CDS encoding IS5 family transposase: protein MISTTPSSPSLFSSLDNLLNQQHPLHKLSHKINWSVFEEAFTPLYCPDNGRPAKPIHLMCGLLILKHLRNLSDESVVEQWSENAYFQYFCGMQEFVPSFPCNSSELVHFPKRIGEKGIELILYESIRVNDDKSDDELHGTAFIDSTVQEKNITGPTDTKLHKKIVGKVLKIVKELNLPTRQSYAFVLKGIYRDQRFCNHPKNRKKALKTDKRLRTIAGRLLRELKRNLGENQQYNELLSIFEKILLQRRNSTHKIYSIHEPDVQCISKGKEHKKYEFGNKVSIIRSSTGVILGASSFRNEYDGHTIEKSLEQVYRLTGKSIKRLAGDRGYRGKREINGTQILIPDVPKSKETYYQRKKKQKLFCKRAGIEPTIGHLKTDYRLGRNFYKGLLGDAINLMLAAAAYNFKRAMKLFGLLLKKISETLPTENVSLKYTF, encoded by the coding sequence ATGATAAGTACAACTCCATCCTCCCCATCTCTGTTCTCATCTTTGGATAATTTACTGAACCAGCAGCACCCTTTGCACAAACTCTCGCACAAGATTAATTGGTCAGTGTTTGAAGAAGCATTCACTCCTCTTTATTGCCCAGACAATGGCCGTCCGGCCAAACCGATCCATTTGATGTGCGGATTACTGATTCTCAAACATTTGCGCAATCTCTCTGATGAGTCCGTTGTCGAACAATGGAGTGAAAATGCCTACTTTCAATATTTCTGCGGTATGCAAGAATTTGTGCCTTCTTTTCCTTGCAATTCATCCGAACTAGTTCATTTTCCCAAACGGATAGGTGAAAAAGGGATAGAGCTTATTCTATATGAAAGCATTCGGGTAAATGATGACAAGAGCGATGATGAACTTCATGGAACTGCCTTTATCGACTCTACCGTACAGGAAAAGAATATAACTGGCCCCACAGATACAAAACTACACAAAAAGATAGTTGGCAAAGTGCTTAAGATTGTCAAGGAGTTAAATTTACCCACACGCCAGTCATACGCCTTTGTTTTGAAAGGGATTTATCGGGATCAACGTTTTTGTAATCATCCCAAGAATCGGAAAAAAGCCCTAAAAACCGATAAGCGTTTGCGCACGATTGCCGGGCGTCTGCTCCGAGAACTCAAACGTAATTTAGGGGAGAATCAACAATATAATGAATTACTATCCATCTTTGAAAAAATACTTTTACAACGTCGTAATTCTACCCATAAGATTTATTCCATCCATGAACCTGATGTTCAATGTATCAGTAAAGGTAAAGAACATAAAAAGTACGAATTTGGTAACAAAGTATCCATTATACGCTCTTCCACAGGTGTCATTCTGGGTGCCAGCTCTTTCCGTAACGAATACGACGGACATACCATTGAGAAGAGCTTGGAGCAGGTGTATCGGCTCACGGGGAAAAGCATCAAGCGATTAGCTGGAGACAGAGGGTATCGTGGCAAGAGAGAGATAAACGGGACACAAATACTCATTCCCGATGTGCCAAAAAGCAAAGAGACCTACTATCAACGCAAGAAGAAGCAGAAGCTATTTTGCAAGCGTGCAGGAATAGAACCAACCATCGGACATTTGAAGACTGATTATCGATTAGGACGAAACTTTTATAAAGGATTATTAGGGGATGCCATCAACCTCATGTTAGCCGCAGCAGCATATAACTTCAAAAGAGCCATGAAGCTTTTTGGGCTACTCTTAAAAAAAATCAGCGAAACACTCCCTACAGAAAATGTTTCGCTGAAATATACTTTTTAA
- a CDS encoding RecQ family ATP-dependent DNA helicase — protein MNPIAFIDTEIDSRTRKVLDIGCVKYDGSHFHKASLPEFMSFLNGLKFICGHNILNHDIKYVGNALQQAGINPENIIDTLFLSPLLFPTKPYHALLKDDKLQLEEMNNPLNDSIKAKDLFYDEIAAFWQIDETLKQILYGLLSDKKEFRAFFRFMAYTSNNANLEQLIRQKYEGEICGQAQLAQLISERPIELAYCLSLIDSFIQDRTIHSITPPWVLKNYPEVEPIMFRLRSTPCITGCPYCNNALDVHKGLKRLFGFDSFRTYEGEPLQEKAAKAAINNKSILAVFPTGGGKSITFQLPALMSGESTTGLTVVISPLQSLMKDQVDNLEKIGITDAVTINGLLDPIERAKSFERVEDGSVSILYISPESLRSRTIERLILGRKIVRFVIDEAHCFSSWGQDFRVDYLYIGDFIRSIQEKKNLEEGIPVSCFTATAKQKVIEDIRGYFREKLSLELELFTSKASRTNLQYKVFEKGNEEEKYQAIRDLIEEKDCPTIIYVSRTHKAYSLAERLTQDGFKAKPYHGKMDVKEKTANQNAFISGEVPIMVATSAFGMGVDKKDIGMVIHHDISDSLENYVQEAGRAGRDENIVADCFVMFNEEDLSKHFILLNETKLSIKEIQQIWKAIKDISRFRSTVSSSALEIARKAGWDDSVTEIETRVRTAIAALEDAGYLKRGQNMPRIFANSILSKNAQEAIDKINTSEKFEEKQKEKGIRIIKKLFSSKSRKESNGEAAESRIDYISDHLGIVKEEVINIVNLLREEGILADAKDLTAFIKRGENKNRSLNIVMTFSRIENFLLPFFEEQEKTFNLKELNEEAQTNGCEEADLKKIKTIINFWAIKNWIKRKNPEYSKNHIVVLSLHPREILQEKLKKRHELATFIIEFLHERSILNNSEEDATKEEVLVEFSVHELKNAFENSIMSFGEKVSIEEVEDALFYLSRIEAIKIEGGFLVVYNRLTIERLEQDNKKRYKVEDYQKLNQFYDNKVQQIHIVGEYAKKMLIDYRDALQFVEDYFQLNYASFLNRYFKGSRQDEIKRNVTPVKFRQLFGELSPTQLKIIKDQESKYIVVAAGPGSGKTRVLVHKLASLLLMEDVKHEQLLMLTFSRAAATEFKKRLIKLIGNAANFIEIKTFHSYCFDLLGKVGCLEKSDEILKKTIEKIKNGEVEASRITKTVLVIDEAQDMDEDEFHLINTLMNQNEEMRVIAVGDDDQNIYEFRGASSKYLEQFIHVNKAVKYELVENYRSKNNLVDFTNQFVTTIGHRLKDIPIIARQTDNGRIKRIHYHSENLITPLVQDILAVGLTGTTCVLTKTNEEALQITGLLLKNGMQAQLIQTNDGFSVFNLTEVRSFVNHLNLADDVFIITDEVWTNAKRELINQFRKSTKLEICRNLINDFEATNPKKKYKSDLDTFIRESKLEDFFNENGETIFVSTIHKAKGREFDNVFLMLENFNPVTDEAKRQLYVAMTRAKQNLTIHLNTGFLSNIRVENMECVEDNEIYLPPNEMAMHLTHKDIWLDYFTGRQSLISQLMSGDALIVNGYECLNQSGQSVLKFSRKSMARIEEMKEKGYELKRAKVGFIIYWQKEGSEQEVRIILPELYFER, from the coding sequence ATGAATCCCATTGCATTCATTGATACCGAGATAGATTCAAGGACCCGAAAGGTGCTTGACATTGGGTGTGTCAAATATGATGGAAGTCATTTTCACAAGGCCTCTTTACCCGAATTCATGTCGTTCCTCAATGGATTGAAATTCATCTGCGGACACAATATTCTCAACCATGATATTAAGTATGTCGGAAATGCACTGCAGCAGGCAGGTATTAATCCTGAAAACATCATTGATACACTGTTCCTCTCTCCATTGCTTTTCCCTACAAAGCCGTACCACGCTCTATTGAAAGACGACAAACTGCAATTGGAAGAAATGAACAATCCTTTGAATGACTCCATAAAGGCAAAAGATTTGTTTTATGATGAGATTGCCGCTTTTTGGCAGATCGACGAAACCCTCAAACAGATTTTGTATGGGCTATTATCTGACAAAAAAGAATTTCGTGCCTTTTTCCGTTTCATGGCTTACACAAGCAACAATGCCAACCTTGAACAGTTGATTCGACAAAAATATGAAGGTGAAATTTGCGGACAAGCCCAATTGGCTCAACTCATTTCAGAGCGCCCGATAGAACTTGCTTACTGTTTATCGCTGATCGACTCATTCATTCAAGACAGGACAATACATTCTATCACACCCCCGTGGGTCTTGAAAAACTATCCGGAGGTGGAACCGATAATGTTCCGCTTGCGGAGTACGCCTTGTATTACTGGTTGCCCGTATTGCAACAACGCGTTGGACGTACACAAAGGATTGAAACGCTTATTCGGCTTCGATTCATTCAGAACTTACGAAGGAGAACCGCTTCAGGAAAAGGCTGCCAAGGCTGCGATCAATAATAAATCTATCCTCGCTGTTTTTCCCACTGGCGGAGGAAAATCAATTACGTTCCAATTGCCGGCATTAATGAGCGGAGAGAGTACAACAGGGTTGACAGTCGTCATCTCCCCTTTGCAGTCGCTAATGAAAGACCAGGTCGATAATCTTGAAAAGATTGGGATTACCGATGCCGTTACTATAAACGGCTTGCTCGACCCTATCGAGAGAGCCAAATCCTTCGAACGGGTCGAGGATGGTTCCGTCTCTATTCTTTATATATCGCCCGAATCGTTGCGCTCACGAACCATTGAACGATTGATTTTAGGAAGAAAAATTGTACGTTTCGTGATCGACGAAGCACACTGTTTCTCTTCGTGGGGGCAAGATTTCAGGGTCGATTATCTCTATATCGGCGATTTCATCCGCTCCATTCAGGAGAAGAAAAATCTCGAAGAGGGCATTCCTGTTTCTTGTTTTACGGCAACCGCCAAACAAAAAGTGATCGAAGATATTCGCGGTTATTTCAGGGAAAAACTTTCCCTGGAACTCGAACTGTTCACCTCCAAGGCATCGAGAACAAATCTTCAATACAAGGTTTTTGAGAAGGGAAACGAAGAAGAAAAGTATCAGGCAATACGAGATTTAATCGAAGAGAAAGACTGCCCGACTATCATCTATGTTTCAAGGACACACAAGGCATATTCGCTCGCCGAAAGATTGACCCAAGACGGCTTTAAAGCAAAACCATATCACGGGAAAATGGACGTGAAAGAGAAAACAGCGAACCAAAACGCTTTCATTTCAGGAGAAGTCCCCATTATGGTAGCCACATCCGCTTTCGGAATGGGTGTCGATAAAAAAGATATTGGAATGGTCATTCACCACGACATATCCGATTCCCTCGAAAATTACGTGCAGGAAGCCGGCAGGGCTGGACGCGATGAAAACATCGTTGCCGATTGCTTCGTGATGTTCAATGAAGAAGACCTCAGCAAACATTTTATCCTGTTAAATGAGACCAAACTTTCAATCAAAGAGATTCAACAGATATGGAAGGCGATCAAAGATATATCGAGATTTCGCTCAACGGTTTCGAGTTCAGCTCTGGAGATTGCGCGAAAAGCGGGTTGGGACGATAGCGTTACCGAAATAGAGACGAGGGTGAGGACAGCCATCGCGGCGTTGGAAGATGCCGGTTATCTAAAGCGAGGGCAAAATATGCCGAGAATTTTTGCCAATAGTATTCTTTCCAAAAATGCCCAGGAAGCTATCGACAAAATTAATACTTCTGAAAAGTTTGAAGAGAAGCAAAAAGAGAAAGGAATCCGTATCATCAAGAAACTTTTTTCAAGCAAAAGCCGGAAAGAGTCGAACGGAGAAGCCGCAGAATCGAGAATCGATTATATCAGCGATCATCTGGGCATCGTTAAAGAAGAGGTGATAAACATTGTCAACCTCCTTCGGGAAGAGGGTATTCTTGCCGATGCAAAAGACCTGACAGCATTCATCAAACGGGGAGAGAATAAAAACCGCTCGCTAAATATCGTCATGACCTTCAGCCGGATTGAAAATTTCCTGCTCCCGTTTTTTGAAGAACAGGAGAAAACATTCAATCTGAAGGAACTAAACGAAGAAGCCCAAACAAACGGCTGTGAAGAGGCAGACCTAAAAAAGATTAAAACCATCATTAACTTTTGGGCGATAAAAAACTGGATCAAGCGTAAAAATCCGGAATATTCCAAGAACCATATAGTAGTGCTCAGCCTTCACCCCCGAGAGATATTGCAGGAAAAATTGAAAAAACGCCACGAACTGGCAACATTCATTATCGAATTTCTCCACGAACGGAGCATCCTCAACAATTCCGAAGAAGACGCAACAAAAGAGGAGGTATTAGTCGAGTTCTCCGTTCACGAATTGAAAAATGCTTTTGAAAATTCAATTATGAGTTTTGGTGAAAAAGTGTCGATAGAAGAAGTAGAAGATGCCCTTTTCTATTTGTCAAGAATCGAGGCAATCAAAATCGAAGGAGGTTTTCTTGTCGTTTACAACAGGTTGACAATCGAGCGGCTTGAACAAGACAATAAAAAACGTTATAAAGTTGAAGATTATCAGAAGTTGAATCAATTCTACGACAATAAGGTACAGCAAATTCATATTGTCGGTGAATATGCCAAAAAGATGCTAATCGATTACCGGGATGCCTTGCAGTTTGTCGAAGACTATTTTCAGTTGAACTACGCCTCGTTTCTCAATCGATATTTCAAAGGCAGTCGGCAGGATGAGATCAAACGGAATGTAACCCCTGTCAAATTCAGACAGCTTTTTGGAGAACTTTCGCCGACACAGTTAAAAATCATCAAGGATCAGGAATCAAAATATATTGTTGTTGCAGCCGGTCCCGGAAGCGGAAAAACTAGAGTTCTTGTTCACAAATTGGCTTCATTGCTTTTGATGGAAGACGTGAAACACGAGCAACTACTTATGCTCACATTTTCGCGGGCGGCAGCAACCGAATTCAAAAAAAGACTCATCAAACTGATCGGCAACGCAGCCAACTTTATCGAGATAAAAACATTTCACTCATACTGTTTTGACCTCCTCGGCAAAGTTGGATGCCTTGAAAAGTCCGATGAAATCCTGAAAAAGACAATTGAGAAGATCAAAAACGGGGAAGTGGAAGCAAGCCGGATCACAAAAACCGTTCTGGTCATCGACGAAGCCCAAGATATGGATGAAGATGAATTCCACCTGATCAATACCCTGATGAACCAGAACGAAGAAATGAGGGTAATCGCAGTTGGGGATGACGACCAAAACATCTATGAGTTCCGAGGTGCAAGCTCAAAATACCTCGAACAATTTATTCACGTAAACAAGGCGGTGAAATATGAGTTGGTCGAAAACTACCGAAGTAAAAACAATCTTGTCGACTTCACCAATCAATTTGTAACAACCATCGGCCATCGGTTAAAAGATATTCCGATAATAGCCCGCCAAACCGATAACGGAAGAATAAAACGGATTCACTATCATAGCGAGAACCTTATTACTCCGCTGGTGCAAGATATACTTGCTGTCGGACTTACGGGAACAACCTGTGTACTGACAAAAACAAATGAAGAGGCACTACAAATTACAGGGTTGCTCTTGAAAAACGGGATGCAGGCACAATTAATCCAGACAAATGACGGCTTCAGCGTGTTCAACCTCACCGAAGTCAGATCCTTTGTAAATCATTTAAATCTGGCGGATGACGTTTTCATTATCACCGATGAAGTCTGGACAAATGCCAAACGGGAATTGATAAACCAGTTTAGAAAAAGTACTAAGTTGGAGATTTGCCGTAACTTGATCAACGACTTTGAAGCAACCAACCCCAAAAAGAAATACAAATCCGATCTGGACACCTTCATCCGTGAATCAAAACTGGAAGATTTCTTCAACGAAAACGGAGAAACCATTTTTGTTTCAACCATTCACAAAGCAAAAGGGAGAGAATTTGACAATGTTTTTCTGATGCTTGAAAATTTCAATCCCGTAACAGACGAAGCCAAGCGACAGTTGTATGTTGCTATGACCAGAGCGAAACAAAATCTGACTATTCATCTTAATACAGGTTTTCTTAGTAATATTCGAGTCGAAAACATGGAGTGTGTTGAAGACAACGAAATTTATCTGCCGCCAAATGAGATGGCGATGCACCTGACACATAAAGATATTTGGCTCGACTATTTCACTGGAAGACAATCTCTGATTTCACAGCTTATGAGTGGAGATGCTTTGATTGTAAATGGCTATGAGTGTTTAAACCAAAGCGGACAATCGGTCTTAAAATTCTCACGGAAATCAATGGCTCGAATCGAAGAGATGAAAGAAAAAGGGTATGAGCTGAAACGGGCGAAAGTAGGTTTCATCATTTACTGGCAGAAAGAGGGGAGCGAGCAGGAGGTGAGGATAATACTCCCGGAGTTGTATTTTGAAAGGTAG
- a CDS encoding ABC transporter ATP-binding protein produces MSNRSFKILGVRPMEGCSKPILKNLTEGKPYMFYHNYTLNSGKVVQTHERNVPKDFYGNNISIHAIVGKNGCGKSTIVEFLFRLINNLAFQFLGSQKHTVADPLGYVKGLAGEFFYEIDGECFIVRQSDHNTIDWLDGDGISLLNNKEDKSELMNLFYTLVVNYSHYAYDVNNYKREIFNKYSKSCWIQSIFHKNDGYETPIVLNPYRENGDIEINRENDLATARLISLFIKTEIEETSFHEKYSLAAFNLTLKNEKYINEKYNLASKYWSVIGIDLSDDFESVSGKILEMWSKIAIYAAMDVEKDEYSMKLSKKYLVYKTISIIYKYTIIREYYYQLIKKNESLNKDEKIEKVLYGIIERLNSDSSHITLKLRQTLWFIEFQHYREESNLLIDELVSRIKKHTGENKNLDTIMNFLPPPIFDTIIKLKYKTEKKRTARIELTELSSGERQQLYSRSSLLYHLINLDSIEAQQGRIKYNNIEIILEEIELYYHPEYQRSYIQSLIDSINLLQLKSDIYIDICIITHSPIVLSDIPLENILFLDEGEPKVLESKKNTFGSNFYDLLKYNFFLTENAFGEFASKKIKLLITELNNGEVDKKTQEQAKEVIALIGDDLVAKVLTQYLD; encoded by the coding sequence ATGTCAAACAGATCTTTTAAAATTTTAGGAGTAAGGCCTATGGAAGGATGCTCTAAGCCAATTCTGAAAAACTTGACGGAAGGTAAACCATATATGTTTTATCATAACTATACACTTAACAGCGGTAAAGTTGTTCAAACACACGAAAGAAATGTTCCCAAAGATTTTTATGGTAATAATATATCCATTCATGCCATTGTTGGTAAAAATGGATGTGGAAAAAGTACGATTGTAGAATTTCTATTCAGGTTGATTAATAATTTAGCCTTTCAGTTTTTAGGATCGCAAAAACATACTGTTGCAGACCCATTAGGTTATGTTAAGGGTTTAGCAGGTGAGTTTTTTTATGAAATAGATGGTGAATGTTTTATTGTAAGGCAATCTGATCACAATACAATAGATTGGTTGGATGGAGACGGAATATCCCTTCTAAATAATAAAGAGGACAAGTCTGAATTGATGAACTTATTTTACACTTTGGTTGTTAATTATTCTCATTATGCTTATGATGTAAATAATTACAAGAGGGAAATATTTAACAAATATTCAAAATCATGCTGGATCCAATCAATATTTCATAAAAATGATGGTTATGAAACTCCTATTGTGCTCAATCCATATCGTGAAAATGGGGATATTGAAATAAATCGTGAAAATGATTTAGCAACAGCGCGGCTGATTTCTTTATTTATAAAAACAGAAATAGAAGAGACCTCATTTCATGAAAAATATTCGTTAGCTGCTTTCAATCTCACGCTAAAAAACGAAAAATACATAAATGAAAAATATAATTTAGCATCTAAATACTGGAGTGTAATTGGAATAGATTTATCGGATGACTTTGAAAGTGTATCTGGTAAAATATTAGAGATGTGGTCTAAAATAGCTATATATGCTGCAATGGATGTTGAAAAGGATGAATATAGTATGAAACTATCGAAGAAATATCTTGTATATAAAACAATATCAATAATATATAAATATACAATCATTAGAGAGTATTACTATCAGCTTATTAAAAAAAATGAATCGCTAAATAAAGACGAAAAAATAGAGAAAGTATTGTACGGTATTATAGAAAGGCTAAATAGTGACTCAAGCCACATAACGTTAAAATTAAGGCAAACTTTGTGGTTTATAGAATTTCAACATTATAGAGAAGAAAGTAATTTACTCATAGATGAGCTTGTTTCGAGAATAAAAAAACATACAGGGGAAAATAAAAATCTTGATACGATAATGAATTTCTTACCTCCACCAATATTCGATACAATCATTAAACTAAAATACAAAACAGAAAAAAAGAGAACGGCAAGAATAGAATTAACAGAATTAAGTTCGGGGGAAAGACAACAGTTGTATTCAAGAAGTTCTCTATTGTATCATCTCATTAATTTAGACTCGATAGAAGCTCAGCAAGGAAGGATCAAATACAATAATATTGAAATTATTCTAGAAGAAATAGAGCTATATTATCATCCTGAATACCAAAGATCATACATCCAGTCATTAATTGATAGCATTAATCTGCTACAATTGAAATCCGATATATACATTGATATATGTATTATAACTCATTCCCCTATTGTACTGTCAGATATTCCCTTAGAGAATATCCTTTTTTTAGACGAAGGAGAACCCAAGGTTTTAGAATCGAAAAAGAATACGTTTGGTTCAAATTTTTATGACCTTTTGAAATATAATTTCTTTTTAACAGAGAATGCTTTTGGTGAATTTGCTTCTAAGAAAATAAAACTTTTAATCACAGAATTGAATAATGGCGAAGTTGATAAAAAAACACAAGAGCAAGCAAAAGAGGTTATTGCTTTAATTGGAGATGATTTGGTGGCAAAAGTATTAACTCAATATTTGGATTAA
- a CDS encoding N-acetyltransferase produces MINLNNIEIRKTNQDDFDNIMIVEKQAFGYDKEAKLVAELLADRTAKPIVSLLAFCEDEAIGHILFTRAYFDNQKVQPMMHLLAPLAIKAEYQRQGIGGMLIRAGIEILQEKGSNLVFVLGHKEYYPKYGFIPNAAMLGYPAPYPIPEEFSDCWMVQPISPTGFEAGKGKIKCSEELNKPEHWRNDESDR; encoded by the coding sequence ATGATAAATTTAAATAATATAGAAATCAGAAAGACTAATCAAGATGATTTCGACAACATAATGATTGTTGAGAAACAAGCATTTGGCTATGACAAAGAAGCAAAATTAGTAGCCGAGCTATTGGCTGACAGAACCGCGAAACCAATAGTTTCCTTACTCGCTTTCTGTGAAGATGAAGCAATCGGACATATTCTTTTTACCAGAGCATATTTCGATAATCAAAAGGTACAACCGATGATGCACTTACTCGCCCCTTTAGCCATCAAAGCGGAATATCAACGACAAGGTATAGGTGGAATGCTAATACGGGCAGGTATAGAGATATTACAGGAAAAAGGCTCAAACCTCGTATTTGTATTGGGGCATAAAGAATATTATCCGAAATATGGTTTTATACCAAATGCAGCCATGTTAGGTTATCCTGCTCCCTACCCGATACCGGAAGAGTTTAGCGATTGCTGGATGGTCCAGCCAATCAGTCCAACAGGATTTGAAGCAGGCAAAGGAAAGATAAAATGTTCCGAAGAATTAAATAAGCCGGAACATTGGAGAAATGACGAATCAGACAGATAG